In one window of Gorilla gorilla gorilla isolate KB3781 chromosome 2, NHGRI_mGorGor1-v2.1_pri, whole genome shotgun sequence DNA:
- the CNBP gene encoding CCHC-type zinc finger nucleic acid binding protein isoform X4, which translates to MSSNECFKCGRSGHWARECPTGGGRGRGMRSRGRGFQFVSSSLPDICYRCGESGHLAKDCDLQEDACYNCGRGGHIAKDCKEPKREREQCCYNCGKPGHLARDCDHADEQKCYSCGEFGHIQKDCTKVKCYRCGETGHVAINCSKTSEVNCYRCGESGHLARECTIEATA; encoded by the exons ATGAGCAGCAATGAGTGCTTCAAGTGTGGACGATCTGGCCACTGGGCCCGGGAATGTCCTACTGGTGGAGGCCGTGGTCGTGGAATGAGAAGCCGTGGCAGAG GTTTCCAGTTTGTTTCCTCGTCTCTTCCAGACATCTGTTATCGCTGTGGTGAGTCTGGTCATCTTGCCAAGGATTGTGATCTTCAGGAGGATG CCTGCTATAACTGCGGTAGAGGTGGCCACATTGCCAAGGACTGCAAGGAGCCCAAGAGAGAGCGAGAGCAATGCTGCTACAACTGTGGCAAACCAGGCCATCTGGCTCGTGACTGCGACCATGCAGATGAGCAGAAATGCTATTCTTGTGGAGAATTCGGACACATTCAAAAAGACTGCACCAAAGTGAAGTGCTATAG gtgTGGTGAAACTGGTCATGTAGCCATCAACTGCAGCAAGACAAGTGAAGTCAACTGTTACCGCTGTGGCGAGTCAGGGCACCTTGCACGGGAATGCACAATTGAGGCTACAgcctaa
- the CNBP gene encoding CCHC-type zinc finger nucleic acid binding protein isoform X3 has protein sequence MSSNECFKCGRSGHWARECPTGGGRGRGMRSRGRGFQFVSSSLPDICYRCGESGHLAKDCDLQEDEACYNCGRGGHIAKDCKEPKREREQCCYNCGKPGHLARDCDHADEQKCYSCGEFGHIQKDCTKVKCYRCGETGHVAINCSKTSEVNCYRCGESGHLARECTIEATA, from the exons ATGAGCAGCAATGAGTGCTTCAAGTGTGGACGATCTGGCCACTGGGCCCGGGAATGTCCTACTGGTGGAGGCCGTGGTCGTGGAATGAGAAGCCGTGGCAGAG GTTTCCAGTTTGTTTCCTCGTCTCTTCCAGACATCTGTTATCGCTGTGGTGAGTCTGGTCATCTTGCCAAGGATTGTGATCTTCAGGAGGATG AAGCCTGCTATAACTGCGGTAGAGGTGGCCACATTGCCAAGGACTGCAAGGAGCCCAAGAGAGAGCGAGAGCAATGCTGCTACAACTGTGGCAAACCAGGCCATCTGGCTCGTGACTGCGACCATGCAGATGAGCAGAAATGCTATTCTTGTGGAGAATTCGGACACATTCAAAAAGACTGCACCAAAGTGAAGTGCTATAG gtgTGGTGAAACTGGTCATGTAGCCATCAACTGCAGCAAGACAAGTGAAGTCAACTGTTACCGCTGTGGCGAGTCAGGGCACCTTGCACGGGAATGCACAATTGAGGCTACAgcctaa
- the CNBP gene encoding CCHC-type zinc finger nucleic acid binding protein isoform X2, protein MSSNECFKCGRSGHWARECPTGGGRGRGMRSRGRGGFTSDRGFQFVSSSLPDICYRCGESGHLAKDCDLQEDACYNCGRGGHIAKDCKEPKREREQCCYNCGKPGHLARDCDHADEQKCYSCGEFGHIQKDCTKVKCYRCGETGHVAINCSKTSEVNCYRCGESGHLARECTIEATA, encoded by the exons ATGAGCAGCAATGAGTGCTTCAAGTGTGGACGATCTGGCCACTGGGCCCGGGAATGTCCTACTGGTGGAGGCCGTGGTCGTGGAATGAGAAGCCGTGGCAGAGGTGGTTTTACCTCGGATAGAG GTTTCCAGTTTGTTTCCTCGTCTCTTCCAGACATCTGTTATCGCTGTGGTGAGTCTGGTCATCTTGCCAAGGATTGTGATCTTCAGGAGGATG CCTGCTATAACTGCGGTAGAGGTGGCCACATTGCCAAGGACTGCAAGGAGCCCAAGAGAGAGCGAGAGCAATGCTGCTACAACTGTGGCAAACCAGGCCATCTGGCTCGTGACTGCGACCATGCAGATGAGCAGAAATGCTATTCTTGTGGAGAATTCGGACACATTCAAAAAGACTGCACCAAAGTGAAGTGCTATAG gtgTGGTGAAACTGGTCATGTAGCCATCAACTGCAGCAAGACAAGTGAAGTCAACTGTTACCGCTGTGGCGAGTCAGGGCACCTTGCACGGGAATGCACAATTGAGGCTACAgcctaa
- the CNBP gene encoding CCHC-type zinc finger nucleic acid binding protein isoform X1, which yields MSSNECFKCGRSGHWARECPTGGGRGRGMRSRGRGGFTSDRGFQFVSSSLPDICYRCGESGHLAKDCDLQEDEACYNCGRGGHIAKDCKEPKREREQCCYNCGKPGHLARDCDHADEQKCYSCGEFGHIQKDCTKVKCYRCGETGHVAINCSKTSEVNCYRCGESGHLARECTIEATA from the exons ATGAGCAGCAATGAGTGCTTCAAGTGTGGACGATCTGGCCACTGGGCCCGGGAATGTCCTACTGGTGGAGGCCGTGGTCGTGGAATGAGAAGCCGTGGCAGAGGTGGTTTTACCTCGGATAGAG GTTTCCAGTTTGTTTCCTCGTCTCTTCCAGACATCTGTTATCGCTGTGGTGAGTCTGGTCATCTTGCCAAGGATTGTGATCTTCAGGAGGATG AAGCCTGCTATAACTGCGGTAGAGGTGGCCACATTGCCAAGGACTGCAAGGAGCCCAAGAGAGAGCGAGAGCAATGCTGCTACAACTGTGGCAAACCAGGCCATCTGGCTCGTGACTGCGACCATGCAGATGAGCAGAAATGCTATTCTTGTGGAGAATTCGGACACATTCAAAAAGACTGCACCAAAGTGAAGTGCTATAG gtgTGGTGAAACTGGTCATGTAGCCATCAACTGCAGCAAGACAAGTGAAGTCAACTGTTACCGCTGTGGCGAGTCAGGGCACCTTGCACGGGAATGCACAATTGAGGCTACAgcctaa